A genomic window from Brassica oleracea var. oleracea cultivar TO1000 chromosome C8, BOL, whole genome shotgun sequence includes:
- the LOC106307332 gene encoding cleavage stimulation factor subunit 77, which yields MADKYNVEEAEALAKRALHLPITQATPIYEQLLSLYPTSARFWKQYVETQMAVNNDDATKQIFSRCLLTCLQVPLWQCYIRFIRKVYDKKGAEGQEETTKAFEFTLNYIGTDIASGPIWTEYITFLKSLPALNPHEDMQRKIALRKVYQRAILTPTHHVEQLWKEYENFENSVNRQLAKGLVNDYQPKFNSARAVYRERKKYIEDIDWNMLAVPPTGSSKEEVQWVAWKKFLTFEKGNPQRIDTALSTKRIIYVYEQCLMCLYHYPDVWYDYAEWHIKSGSTDAAIKVFQRALKAIPDSEMLKYAYAELEEARGAIQSAKNLYESILGVSTNSLAQIQFLRFLRRAEGVESARKYFLEARKSPSCTYHVYIAFATMAFCLDKDPKAAHNIFEEGLKRYMTEPVYILEYADFLTRLNDDRNIRALFERALSTLPTEESAEVWNRFVQFEQTYGDLASILKVEQRRKEALFGKGEEGSPALDSSLQDVVSRYSYMDLWPCTSNELDHLSRQELLVKNMNKKVEKTNQPHGSATIGSVASSSKVVYPDTAQMVVYDPAKKSGIEFSSSVKPVAASASNIFQSNVTATATHVSANTFDEIPKTTPPALLAFLANLPHVDGPTPNVDVVLSICLQSDLPTGQTAKQSFTAKGNVPSQNDPSGPNRGGSQRLPRDRRATKRKGSDRQEDDDTASIQSQPLPTDVFRLRQMRKARGISTSSQTPTGSASYGSAYSGELSGSTG from the exons ATGGCTGATAAGTACAACGTCGAGGAAGCAGAGGCTTTAGCCAAGAGAGCCTTG CACTTACCAATTACACAGGCGACGCCGATCTACGAGCAGCTTTTGTCACTGTATCCTACTTCT GCGAGGTTTTGGAAGCAGTATGTGGAAACACAAATGGCTGTGAACAATGATGACGCTACCAAACAGATATTTAGTCGTTGCTTGTTGACCTGTCTTCAAGTTCCCCTTTG GCAATGTTACATTCGGTTCATCAGAAAGGTCTATGATAAGAAGGGAGCAGAGGGTCAAGAGGAGACCACAAAGGCTTTCGAGTTTACGCTCAACTATATTG GGACAGACATAGCATCTGGGCCTATATGGACCGAGTACATTACCTTTCTAAAATCTCTTCCG GCTCTTAACCCCCACGAAGATATGCAACGGAAGATTGCTCTCAGAAAAGTTTATCAGAGAGCTATATTAACTCCTACTCACCACGTTGAGCAACTTTGGAAAGAATATGAGAACTTTGAGAATTCTGTTAACCGTCAGTTG GCCAAGGGACTTGTAAATGACTATCAACCAAAGTTTAACAGTGCCAGAGCTGTCTATAGGGAGCGCAAGAAGTACATTGAAGACATTGATTGGAACATGCTTGCTGTACCACCAACAGGATCTTCCAAG GAAGAAGTGCAATGGGTGGCCTGGAAGAAGTTTTTAACCTTTGAGAA AGGAAACCCTCAAAGGATTGACACGGCCTTGTCAACTAAGCGGATTATATATGTTTATGAACAG TGTCTGATGTGTTTATACCACTATCCCGATGTGTGGTATGACTATGCTGAGTGGCACATAAAATCTGGTTCCACAGATGCTGCAATCAAAGTATTTCAGCGAGCTCTTAAAGCTATTCCTG ATTCGGAAATGTTGAAATATGCTTATGCTGAGTTGGAGGAAGCTCGTGGAGCTATTCAG TCAGCAAAGAATTTATATGAAAGCATTTTGGGGGTTAGCACAAACTCTTTGGCACAAATACAA TTCCTTCGTTTTCTCAGGAGGGCAGAGGGTGTTGAATCTGCTCGCAAGTACTTTCTAGAAGCTAGAAAATCTCCTAGCTGTACATATCATGTGTATATTGCTTTTGCTACAATGGCCTTTTGTCTTGACAAGGATCCAAAG GCTGCTCATAATATCTTCGAGGAGGGATTGAAACGCTATATGACTGAACCCGTTTACATCCTTGA GTATGCAGATTTCTTGACTAGACTGAATGATGATAGAAATATCAGAGCTCTATTTGAACGGGCTTTAAGCACACTACCCACTGAAGAATCTGCTGAG GTCTGGAATAGATTCGTTCAGTTTGAACAAACATATGGAGATCTTGCTAGTATTCTAAAG GTTGAGCAGAGGAGGAAAGAAGCACTATTTGGAAAAGGGGAAGAGGGATCTCCTGCTCTAGATAGTTCACTTCAAGATGTTGTTTCTCGGTACAGTTACATGGATCTTTGGCCATGCACTTCGAATGAGCTTGATCATTTATCCAGACAAGAG TTGCTTGTGAAAAATATGAATAAGAAAGTAGAGAAGACAAACCAACCTCATGGATCTGCAACTATAG GTAGTGTAGCTTCTTCGTCAAAGGTTGTTTATCCAGATACAGCTCAGATGGTCGTCTATGACCCAGCAAAGAAATCAGGAATTGAGTTTTCTAGTTCTGTAAAACCAGTGGCGGCTTCTGCTTCGAACATCTTTCAAAGTAATGTGACAGCAACTGCAACTCATGTCTCAGCCAACACATTTGATGAAATACCAAAGACTACTCCACCTGCATTGTTAGCTTTTTTAGCTAACTTGCCTCATGTTGACG GCCCAACACCCAATGTGGATGTTGTTCTCTCAATATGTTTGCAGAGTGACTTACCAACAGGTCAAACTGCCAAGCAGAGTTTTACTGCTAAAGGCAACGTTCCAAGTCAAAATGATCCCTCAGGTCCAAACCGAGGTGGATCTCAGAGATTGCCAAGAGACAGAAGAGCTACAAAGAGAAAAGGTTCAGATA GGCAAGAAGACGATGATACTGCCTCCATACAAAGCCAGCCTCTACCTACAGATGTATTCAGACTAAGGCAAATGCGTAAGGCTCGGGGGATCTCAACATCATCACAAACACCAACTGGTTCCGCATCGTATGGTAGTGCCTACTCCGGTGAGCTATCTGGTAGCACCGGATAA
- the LOC106309954 gene encoding uncharacterized protein LOC106309954, whose protein sequence is MNTESKGRAWYGKIYRKLETILVEVDSLAAQGKVSSSSSDPPGLDDEPEKLKEDHRSRTGQDDCDQKATTSGCRKDPKSSQVCNDDDAFVFPPGNCTGDSNLAAPAHDKVTNMKSFSSNSMMVNQDEFFIEDFDEAPLDTIDLYDMTFREDPSDFDDNLLYATRDRSRQLRSFKGKIMDALTSKRRREKEYEQLAIWFGDAEMGCDAMNAKKNETSSLNTKSSESNVPFASEDSEWELL, encoded by the exons ATGAATACAGAATCCAAAGGAAGAGCTTGGTATGGTAAAATCTACCGTAAGCTTGAAACCATTCTTGTGGAGGTTGACAGTTTGGCTGCTCAG GGTAAGGTTTCTTCGAGTTCAAGTGATCCTCCAGGATTGGATGATGAACCAGAGAAACTTAAAGAGGATCATCGTTCGCGTACAGGGCAGGATGATTGTGATCAGAAAGCAACCACTTCCGGTTGCCGCAAAGATCCAAAGTCTTCTCAAGTTTGTAATGATGATGATGCTTTTGTATTTCCTCCTGGGAATTGTACGGGTGATTCAAATCTAGCTGCACCTGCTCATGACAAAGTGACAAACATGAAATCCTTTAGCAGCAACTCTATGATGG TTAATCAAGATGAGTTCTTCATTGAAGACTTTGATGAGGCTCCGTTGGATACTATTGATTTGTACGACATGACATTTCGAGAAGACCCTTCAGATTTTGACGACAATTTGCTGTATGCAACTCGTGACAGGAGCAGGCAACTCAGATCATTCAAG GGAAAGATAATGGATGCTTTAACTTCGAAAAGAAGAAGAGAGAAGGAGTATGAGCAGCTTGCAATATGGTTCGGAGATGCAGAAATGGGTTGTGATGCGATGAACGCCAAGAAAAATGAGACATCATCTCTAAACACCAAAAGCTCAGAGTCAAACGTGCCATTTGCATCAGAAGATTCTGAGTGGGAGCTATTGTAA
- the LOC106308952 gene encoding nucleolin 2-like codes for MHCKDHKIWYEDYMKEKGAAAAVDETREKIALRDKTVFVANLSLAIGKSHIVNFFKDVGQVVSVRLIVDQKGERVGCVFVEFASAYEATMAVQEKNGAKLFVSVAEIARQYPF; via the coding sequence ATGCATTGCAAAGATCACAAGATTTGGTATGAAGACTACATGAAAGAAAAAGGTGCGGCTGCTGCAGTTGATGAAACTCGTGAGAAAATTGCCTTGAGAGATAAGACCGTCTTTGTTGCCAATCTCTCTCTCGCCATTGGAAAATCACATATCGTCAATTTCTTCAAAGATGTTGGACAAGTTGTTAGTGTTCGACTTATTGTAGACCAAAAGGGTGAGCGTGTGGGCTGTGTCTTTGTTGAGTTTGCTTCTGCGTACGAAGCAACAATGGCTGTGCAAGAGAAGAATGGTGCTAAGCTTTTTGTTAGCGTGGCTGAGATAGCTCGTCAGTACCCTTTCTGA
- the LOC106307818 gene encoding transcription factor GTE5, chloroplastic-like, whose product MSSDHGGGGASKKKSHHKLPQNRSKPMAAPRPNRSVPLPSEDDDDYPMLKVSLSSISKLEVRNLKRKLTAELDQVRSLMTRFDPQPQSKKTKQTGNKKGNAQILKSCNALLTKLMKHKDGWVFNVPVDAKVLGLHDYHSIVKEPMDLGTVKAKLGSGLYESPLDFAEDVRLTFNNAILYNPVGHEVHSMAKFLLNMFEEKWVSIEVQFDNLHRKVKPTRDIALFSPPVAPVVEAVRSPPLLPPAVIEDRTLERAESMPTPVEPETVTTSALEKPEEEEEEEAPVDVRDLTMDEKRRLSEELQDLPYDKLETVVQIIKKSNPELSQQDDEIELDIDSVDIQTLWELYRFVIGYKEGLSNKKEDQGFGSERDAESVHNSIQEPTTLATGTETSRANESGKAIRMSSPGRQENNAGGSSSSNSSSSDTGSGSSDSDSDSSSGRGSDTGN is encoded by the exons ATGTCTTCTGATCACGGAGGTGGAGGCGCTTCGAAGAAGAAGAGCCACCACAAGCTTCCCCAGAACCGATCCAAACCAATGGCGGCCCCCAGACCCAACCGATCGGTCCCACTCCCCTCGGAGGACGACGACGACTACCCCATGCTCAAGGTCAGCTTGAGCTCAATCTCCAAGCTCGAAGTTCGGAACTTGAAACGGAAACTAACGGCCGAGCTAGACCAAGTCAGGAGCTTGATGACGCGGTTCGATCCCCAACCTCAGAGCAAGAAGACGAAACAAACAGGTAACAAGAAAGGTAATGCTCAGATTCTCAAGAGCTGCAACGCTCTGCTTACTAAGCTGATGAAGCATAAGGATGGGTGGGTGTTTAATGTTCCCGTGGACGCTAAAGTACTTGGCTTGCATGATTACCACAGTATTGTTAAGGAGCCTATGGATTTGGGGACGGTGAAGGCTAAGCTAGGGAGTGGTTTGTATGAGTCTCCGCTTGATTTCGCTGAAGATGTGAGGCTTACTTTTAATAATGCGATATTGTATAACCCCGTTGGGCATGAGGTGCATAGTATGGCTAAGTTTCTGTTGAACATGTTTGAAGAGAAGTGGGTTTCTATTGAGGTTCAGTTTGATAATCTTCATAGGAAGGTTAAACCGACTCGCGACATTGCGTTGTTCTCTCCTCCTGTTGCTCCTGTTGTGGAGGCGGTACGTTCCCCTCCACTGCTTCCGCCTGCAGTGATTGAGGATAGGACTTTGGAGAGAGCTGAGTCTATGCCGACGCCTGTGGAGCCTGAGACTGTGACTACTAGTGCCCTGGAGAAGCCTGAAGAGGAAGAGGAGGAGGAGGCGCCTGTTGATGTTAGGGACCTGACGATGGATGAGAAGCGGAGACTCAGTGAAGAGCTTCAGGACTTGCCTTATGACAAACTAGAGACGGTGGTTCAGATTATCAAGAAGAGTAATCCGGAACTGTCGCAGCAGGATGATGAGATTGAGCTGGATATTGATAGTGTTGACATCCAAACGCTTTGGGAGCTTTATAGATTTGTGATTGGGTATAAGGAGGGGTTGAGCAATAAAAAGGAGGATCAGGGGTTTGGTTCTGAAAGAGATGCTGAATCTGTTCACAATAGTATCCAAGAACCG ACCACTCTAGCAACTGGCACTGAAACATCAAGAGCTAATGAATCAG GAAAAGCAATTCGCATGTCATCTCCTGGTCGGCAAGAAAACAACGCAGGTGGATCAAGTAGTTCTAATAGTTCTAGCAGTGACACAGGGTCTGGCTCTAGTG ATTCTGACAGTGACAGCTCTTCAGGACGCGGATCAGATACGGGTAACTAG